A genomic segment from Pseudopipra pipra isolate bDixPip1 chromosome 14, bDixPip1.hap1, whole genome shotgun sequence encodes:
- the LOC135422004 gene encoding arylamine N-acetyltransferase, pineal gland isozyme NAT-3, protein MDIKEYFARISYRGSHNKPDLGTMSDIFQHHIQAVPFENLSIHCGETIELDLEATYNKIVRKKRGGWCMENNYLLSWVLKTLGYDVTLLGAKVFVPEHDAYPEEIDHLLLKVVLDGKSYIVDGGFGMAYQLWQPMELISGTDQPQTPGVFRFLEESGTWYLEKVKRKQWVSNHGASTSHKVEDEVCRRIYLFTLQPRDIEEFRGCNAHLQTAPDSLFVTKSICSLQTADGIRALVGWKLTEMKYNYRDNMDLVEIRMLADEEIEKTLKEKFNITLDKKFVPVNTSRLSLF, encoded by the coding sequence ATGGACATCAAGGAATATTTTGCCAGAATTTCTTACCGGGGCTCCCACAATAAGCCAGACCTGGGTACCATGTCAGATATATTCCAGCACCACATCCAAGCTGTCCCTTTTGAAAACCTCAGCATCCACTGTGGGGAAACGATTGAGCTGGACCTGGAAGCGACCTACAACAAGATAGTGAGGAAGAAACGTGGGGGCTGGTGCATGGAAAACAACTACCTTTTGTCTTGGGTCCTGAAAACTCTGGGCTATGACGTCACCCTTCTGGGAGCAAAAGTTTTTGTTCCGGAGCACGACGCCTACCCAGAGGAAATAGATCATCTGCTGCTAAAAGTGGTGCTTGATGGCAAATCCTACATCGTGGATGGGGGGTTTGGGATGGCCTACCAGCTGTGGCAGCCAATGGAGCTGATTTCAGGGACAGATCAGCCGCAGACTCCCGGGGTCTTTCGCTTCCTGGAGGAGAGCGGGACCTGGTACCTCGAGAAGGTGAAAAGGAAGCAGTGGGTTTCCAACCATGGTGCCTCCACTTCCCATAAAGTGGAAGATGAAGTCTGCCGTCGGATTTACCTCTTTACCCTTCAGCCACGAGACATTGAAGAGTTCAGAGGCTGCAATGCCCACCTGCAGACAGCGCCCGACTCGCTCTTTGTGACCAAGTCTATCTGCAGCCTGCAGACTGCCGACGGCATCCGGGCACTGGTGGGGTGGAAACTCACTGAGATGAAGTACAATTATAGGGACAATATGGATCTTGTGGAAATCAGAATGCTTGCAGATGAAGAAATagagaaaacactgaaagagaAATTCAATATAACGCTAGACAAGAAATTTGTACCCGTCAATACAAGCAGGTTGTCTCTGTTCTAA